One Macadamia integrifolia cultivar HAES 741 unplaced genomic scaffold, SCU_Mint_v3 scaffold1043, whole genome shotgun sequence DNA segment encodes these proteins:
- the LOC122062456 gene encoding UPF0481 protein At3g47200-like has protein sequence MATGASSFSDSTMRNEGYDDRQLKNNDEIKKLVQSMEKKLEEVSYLQSNYDIYRVPTSFHKLNSKAYTPLSVSIGPLHYKDEHLQKMKTHKLRYLNRFLNQPNGKSLEIFVKVVSDLEEEARKCYSEIVDLRKEDFVEMKVMDGCFILQLLKTMAFGEKDHFVSHLSWYFEILADLIKLENQIPFFVLEQLYGLIFDRNKLSFNHFIYAQVLANFAVGLHGPIHGSFEQLKSLPMPKGRVKHFLDLLRYVLVPSSPRESGESFLPLTCCASELKSAGVKFEKKESSGSTKTYLFDIDFNKDKGVLRIPTIVIDNVTELVLRNLIAFEQGQDCTAYFTSYACFMEYLINTPTDAELLIRKGIIRNYFGNPEDVVNLFSNLGKYTVLGNDYFFDVTKDLEEYHKRAWNKSKASLVQTYFNTPWASISCGAAALLLFLAIIQTICSILQVIP, from the coding sequence ATGGCTACTGGTGCTAGTTCTTTTAGTGATTCTACTATGAGGAATGAAGGATATGATGATCGCCAGCTGAAAAACAATGACGAAATCAAGAAACTGGTCCAGTCCATGGAGAAAAAACTAGAAGAGGTCAGTTACTTGCAATCCAATTATGATATATATCGAGTTCCCACGTCATTTCACAAGCTAAATTCAAAAGCTTACACACCTCTGTCAGTCTCAATTGGCCCTCTGCACTACAAGGATGAACACTTacagaaaatgaaaacacaTAAGTTGCGGTATTTAAATCGCTTTCTTAATCAACCCAATGGGAAAAGCTTAGAAATTTTTGTCAAAGTTGTGAGTGATCTGGAAGAAGAAGCTCGCAAATGTTATTCGGAAATCGTGGACTTAAGAAAAGAAGACTTTGTAGAGATGAAGGTGATGGATGGTTGCTTTATACTTCAACTCCTCAAGACCATGGCATTTGGGGAGAAGGATCATTTCGTATCACATTTGTCATGGTATTTCGAAATTTTGGCTGACCTAATTAAGCTTGAAAATCAGATTCCCTTCTTTGTTCTTGAGCAGTTATATGGTTTAATCTTTGATCGTAACAAGCTGTCCTTCAATCATTTTATCTATGCACAAGTCTTAGCCAATTTTGCAGTTGGACTCCATGGTCCAATCCATGGAAGTTTTGAACAATTAAAATCACTACCAATGCCAAAGGGTAGAGTAAAGCATTTTCTTGATCTCTTAAGATATGTCCTCGTTCCATCATCTCCGAGGGAATCCGGTGAAAGTTTTTTGCCGCTTACATGTTGTGCCTCAGAACTTAAGAGTGCcggagtcaagtttgagaagaAGGAGTCGTCTGGCTCTACAAAGACATATTTATTTGACATAGACTTCAACAAGGACAAGGGAGTATTGAGAATCCCAACTATTGTGATCGATAACGTTACAGAACTTGTCCTTAGAAACCTCATTGCCTTTGAGCAAGGTCAAGACTGTACTGCTTATTTCACATCCTACGCATGCTTCATGGAATACCTCATTAACACTCCCACGGACGCCGAGTTATTAATACGGAAGGGAATCATTAGAAACTACTTTGGCAACCCAGAAGATGTGGTGAACTTATTTAGCAACCTTGGCAAATATACTGTCCTCGGGAATGATTATTTCTTTGATGTTACTAAGGATTTGGAGGAGTATCACAAAAGAGCTTGGAATAAATCCAAGGCAAGTTTAGTGCAGACTTACTTCA